In uncultured Desulfobacter sp., one DNA window encodes the following:
- a CDS encoding AAA family ATPase, with product MYCSHFHLKKKPFQLSSDNSFLWLGETHARALDLLKQGIDGSEQLLVLTGDIGTGKTTLIYELRHYLPQTTAVAHISDPSIELNYLYLAIAQGLGFDDLYKDGENFDPVLWAFLNRRRRVQKKCLIIIDEAHLIPEQFLAQLPSWTEFAPVDTLTILLAGQLELHQVMEKQLGLSWETKVDIHAMLSPLEEKQTRDYINRRLELAGAVHKIFVPGAVREVHGYTKGIPRRINIACDQAMIAAYSKEMQTVDAQIFQEAVGVLEVPQVPLGGSEPVPGFKTPSAALLGSRWRAKTLYALAAAVLLVAIACTFYSRNFSDPDTIPNLSINTPAEPTSPVIVKAVVVPKPVDSGGQGGGSESVPRQETFQASPQAPPAPFEKIAAESVRSAEMDALVNEGFMMHESDSIPRGPDTSPQLTEHSAPAYETPTPPPAVPPISARRDSDPAPASTAQPDPEAIIDWLIKEKSL from the coding sequence ATGTACTGCAGCCATTTTCACCTGAAAAAGAAACCGTTTCAGCTCAGTTCAGATAACAGTTTTTTGTGGCTGGGCGAAACCCATGCCCGGGCTTTAGACCTTCTTAAACAGGGTATTGACGGTTCTGAACAGCTGCTGGTCCTAACCGGCGACATTGGCACCGGTAAGACGACATTGATTTATGAGCTGCGTCATTATTTGCCCCAAACAACGGCAGTGGCCCATATCAGTGATCCAAGCATTGAACTGAATTATTTGTACCTTGCCATTGCCCAGGGTTTGGGATTTGATGACCTTTACAAAGACGGCGAAAATTTTGATCCGGTTTTGTGGGCTTTTTTAAACCGTCGGCGCCGGGTCCAAAAAAAATGCCTGATTATCATTGATGAGGCGCACCTGATCCCGGAACAATTTCTGGCACAGCTTCCCTCCTGGACGGAATTTGCGCCGGTCGATACCCTCACCATACTCCTTGCCGGCCAACTGGAACTGCACCAAGTCATGGAAAAACAATTAGGCCTTTCATGGGAAACAAAGGTGGATATCCATGCCATGCTCTCTCCTTTAGAAGAAAAGCAGACCCGGGATTATATTAACCGGCGTCTCGAACTGGCCGGTGCAGTACATAAAATTTTTGTCCCCGGTGCTGTCCGGGAAGTACATGGGTATACCAAGGGCATTCCCCGGCGCATCAACATCGCCTGCGACCAGGCTATGATCGCTGCCTACTCAAAGGAAATGCAAACCGTTGATGCCCAAATCTTCCAGGAGGCCGTGGGTGTCCTGGAAGTTCCCCAGGTGCCGTTGGGGGGCTCTGAGCCGGTGCCGGGTTTCAAAACACCGTCGGCCGCTCTACTAGGATCCAGGTGGCGGGCAAAGACGCTGTATGCCCTTGCTGCAGCCGTTCTTCTGGTGGCTATCGCCTGCACGTTTTATTCTCGGAATTTTTCCGATCCGGATACAATACCCAATCTTTCAATTAATACACCAGCAGAGCCAACGAGTCCGGTAATTGTCAAGGCCGTGGTTGTTCCAAAGCCTGTGGATAGCGGGGGGCAGGGGGGGGGCTCCGAAAGCGTTCCCCGGCAGGAAACATTTCAGGCATCTCCCCAAGCACCGCCGGCACCTTTTGAAAAAATCGCTGCCGAATCCGTCAGGTCTGCCGAAATGGATGCGCTTGTCAACGAGGGTTTCATGATGCACGAATCTGATTCAATACCCCGGGGCCCGGACACATCCCCCCAGCTAACGGAACATAGTGCACCGGCGTATGAAACGCCTACACCGCCACCTGCTGTTCCGCCGATATCCGCCCGTCGGGATTCTGATCCCGCGCCTGCCTCAACCGCCCAGCCCGATCCCGAAGCCATTATTGACTGGCTTATAAAAGAAAAATCCCTCTAA
- a CDS encoding rhomboid family intramembrane serine protease, with the protein MVQLEKYGGVTFSHIADFEIWRLFMSQVIHVKQIHMLYNVTSLFIIGTYIERHLGSVRLLMLWLLSGISGTLISTLFVSPPWNLGTGGSQAIMGLAAAGVVLIYRRMDMSIGLKIATGFALLPAISLDIVFAHYPKPGHVFGFLVGIGVCLFFINGLSKEQIRNKGQVG; encoded by the coding sequence ATTGTTCAATTAGAAAAATATGGTGGTGTAACATTCAGTCATATTGCAGATTTTGAGATATGGCGTTTATTTATGTCTCAGGTTATTCACGTAAAACAAATCCATATGCTTTACAATGTGACCTCTCTTTTTATTATTGGTACATATATTGAGCGTCATTTGGGTTCTGTCCGTCTATTAATGTTGTGGCTCTTGTCAGGGATATCCGGAACTTTAATAAGTACCTTATTCGTGAGTCCTCCTTGGAATTTGGGAACAGGTGGTTCTCAAGCCATCATGGGGTTGGCGGCTGCTGGTGTGGTTCTAATCTACAGGAGAATGGATATGTCTATAGGGTTGAAAATAGCAACTGGATTTGCTTTACTCCCGGCTATTTCACTTGATATAGTGTTTGCACACTACCCCAAACCGGGGCATGTTTTTGGTTTCTTAGTCGGGATTGGTGTGTGTCTTTTTTTTATAAACGGTCTTTCAAAGGAGCAAATTCGAAATAAAGGTCAAGTTGGCTAA
- a CDS encoding lactate utilization protein, whose translation MYDEFKSKAESVSAEVFRFSTRGIALDFITDVMNQEQICDRPGYYAAVAACPFFENTDKDLLHQIHGFSFDISRDRAANARIGISQVDWALADTGTLVQDATSIDKRLVSTLPEIHIALLPSNGLLPDMAALLEILSPQQMNYIAMITGPSRTADIERVLTIGVHGPKRLIIVVIDDLGGCN comes from the coding sequence ATGTACGATGAATTCAAGTCCAAAGCGGAAAGTGTAAGCGCTGAAGTGTTTCGCTTTTCCACCCGGGGGATTGCCTTGGATTTTATTACGGATGTAATGAACCAGGAACAGATCTGCGACAGACCTGGGTATTATGCGGCTGTGGCGGCGTGTCCGTTTTTTGAAAACACAGATAAAGACCTATTGCATCAAATCCATGGTTTCTCATTTGACATCAGCCGTGACCGGGCCGCCAACGCCCGCATCGGTATCAGCCAGGTTGATTGGGCCCTGGCGGATACAGGCACACTGGTTCAGGATGCCACATCCATTGATAAACGGCTGGTCTCTACCCTGCCTGAAATTCATATCGCATTGCTCCCCTCAAACGGCCTACTTCCGGATATGGCTGCTTTACTTGAAATCTTAAGCCCGCAACAGATGAATTATATTGCCATGATTACCGGACCCAGCCGGACCGCTGACATCGAACGGGTCCTGACCATTGGCGTCCATGGCCCCAAACGGCTGATTATTGTTGTAATAGACGATCTGGGAGGGTGTAACTGA
- a CDS encoding TAXI family TRAP transporter solute-binding subunit: MIRKFILVLSILIWTTMCGTASAADLGIITGSAKGTYFQFGLNLRELGKKFGYNIHVYNSRGSVENVYAVYKRPKTQMGIVQSDVLAFVLKVKSNKVLKQIAKKTKMVFPLYNEEIHLLGKTSVASFDDLNNMRVALGKEGSGTYLTAKLLFEVSGIKPVQTLAVGTNEALAMLKADIIDAMFYVAGFPVSLFLEHVSAGDGLHIVPIENKQITEFYPTVQIPAGTYPWQIQAVSTVAVKAVLVSFDFRQYNCEYVGEFANIVYENLDWLQQNGHPKWKSVDLDYPLKGWEQYDCVKKYRSGGNVGEPSPPMEKNPLLDAIKEIL; encoded by the coding sequence ATGATTCGCAAATTCATTCTGGTATTGAGCATCCTGATCTGGACAACTATGTGCGGTACGGCATCGGCAGCAGACTTAGGGATAATCACCGGCAGTGCCAAAGGTACTTATTTTCAATTCGGTCTGAATTTGAGGGAATTGGGCAAAAAATTCGGATATAATATCCATGTATACAACTCCCGGGGGTCCGTGGAAAACGTGTATGCCGTGTACAAGCGTCCCAAGACCCAGATGGGTATCGTTCAGTCCGATGTTCTGGCATTTGTGCTTAAGGTGAAATCCAATAAAGTCCTAAAGCAGATCGCAAAAAAAACCAAAATGGTCTTTCCCTTATATAACGAAGAGATCCATCTGCTGGGTAAAACTTCCGTTGCGTCGTTTGATGACCTGAATAACATGAGGGTGGCCCTGGGCAAGGAAGGCTCGGGCACCTATTTGACCGCAAAACTTCTTTTTGAGGTCTCGGGTATCAAGCCTGTCCAAACCCTGGCTGTGGGTACAAATGAAGCTCTGGCGATGCTTAAGGCCGACATTATCGATGCCATGTTCTACGTGGCCGGATTTCCCGTGTCCCTTTTTTTAGAGCATGTCTCAGCCGGGGACGGCTTGCACATCGTACCCATTGAGAATAAACAGATTACCGAATTCTATCCCACCGTCCAGATTCCGGCCGGTACCTATCCATGGCAAATCCAGGCCGTATCCACCGTTGCGGTCAAGGCGGTGCTGGTTTCTTTTGATTTTAGGCAATACAACTGCGAGTATGTAGGAGAATTTGCCAATATAGTCTACGAAAATTTGGACTGGCTCCAGCAGAACGGTCATCCAAAATGGAAAAGTGTAGACCTGGACTACCCCCTCAAGGGGTGGGAGCAGTATGACTGCGTTAAAAAATATCGCAGCGGTGGAAATGTGGGAGAGCCGTCTCCGCCCATGGAAAAAAATCCGTTGTTGGACGCGATCAAAGAAATTTTATGA
- a CDS encoding ATP-binding protein, translating into MSPQNEKAIQILRAWHRVEFFQTYSVPGREDSELPPVNIGVKEFNADADKLLPWLNPLKQPKSKLDSEKTLKYTLYLGLFDKAVLCKIVEQQSKLQEPDGFCKDEIEQRLDSEGLSCFAKLNLDENGMPLWDSFSISTLPWAIGQLLNDRVEDLSFAKFTKDCELLDEWLSRIESELMECAFDSQTCGLDALGISKLISSLYQWAGLQPNDLALSGETPDFLFQIAFYQVYENKKKQVSESASSVEKNKEKESGDDDEELPEQEASQIPILNSFYIQDIERAINCISTGKAGKGLMQYLGDPPNRYDDLYGEKALSLIADRLAPGQTPEGRWPSNPGHNMSLMQQFSVNTVFKELKEEGLLSVNGPPGTGKTTLLRDIIAQNVVERAKGLAALADTGAGLTIEGNLIEPLTGFEMVVASSNNAAVENVSKELPQRKSIDKKYYDQCRYFEPVANQLAARESKKGELLPIIKPEERAWGIVSAVMGAKEKRKEFARRFFFHNHRGKNHKEQPSEREHETNFLNFWKFKEEYKKKGLSFEAAKQSFNKAIERVESFNGYLKAFEELNRSFEPEAYQEKIMAIQADIENFQEKESEIIKNRSELTQKQEVLEAECSVEEIALEKIRLERPGFFACLFNPARNKAYKKKFQNHLFIVEKLKRRLSELMKTTQVIKNDLALNEATQKELSAQKNTLKLELKQKQEALESLRERLGECKQPSEDQRISDPEVQRHAYWQCKQINDLRSEVFIAAMQLHEAWLIEASKITSFRKRLFRISDVVKGILKEKDDSQPIWQILFMFVPVISTTFASLGRMFTHLDEKSLGWLMIDEAGQAIPQAAIGGLMRAKRTIVVGDPLQIEPVFIAQPRLVEHVMSSLLEREQKKWSPNTWSVQQLADRVNPYGCALKVMEKEMWIGIPLWVHRRCIDPMFGISNAIAYDHRMIHGNADVGRIPVKSHPELGENRWIESLGKCTKKQYKQELAEDTLVLLLNVAKQKKTLENIYIITPFKLVKQELKAFLLKNKNQFFQIPGYQETNLSAFLKNNVGTIHTFQGKENKTVILVLGCDRENNGGAVWAASKPNLLNVAVTRAKQHLFVVGDSQVWGGQKYFDMLNQVLAKGESCLFKEKKQYRFNDFQKPGLAG; encoded by the coding sequence ATGAGTCCCCAAAATGAAAAAGCGATCCAGATTCTTCGGGCATGGCACCGGGTTGAGTTTTTTCAGACATACTCTGTACCAGGTCGCGAAGATAGTGAATTACCCCCTGTTAATATTGGTGTTAAAGAATTTAATGCTGATGCAGATAAACTCCTCCCTTGGTTAAATCCCCTAAAACAACCTAAGTCAAAGCTCGATTCAGAAAAAACGTTGAAATATACTTTATATCTGGGATTGTTCGACAAGGCGGTCCTATGCAAAATTGTCGAACAGCAATCCAAGTTACAAGAACCAGATGGATTCTGTAAGGACGAGATAGAACAACGCCTGGATAGCGAGGGATTAAGCTGTTTTGCCAAATTGAATCTTGATGAGAATGGTATGCCTCTTTGGGATTCCTTTTCAATAAGTACGTTACCATGGGCTATTGGGCAGCTTTTGAATGACAGGGTTGAGGATCTGTCTTTTGCCAAATTTACTAAGGACTGTGAATTGTTGGATGAGTGGCTATCCAGAATTGAATCAGAACTAATGGAATGTGCTTTTGATTCTCAGACTTGCGGATTGGATGCTCTGGGGATATCCAAATTGATCAGTTCACTCTATCAATGGGCCGGGCTTCAACCCAATGACTTGGCCTTGAGCGGTGAGACACCGGATTTTCTTTTTCAGATTGCTTTTTATCAAGTATACGAAAATAAAAAGAAACAAGTTTCGGAGAGTGCAAGTTCAGTAGAAAAAAATAAAGAAAAAGAAAGCGGAGATGATGACGAAGAACTTCCCGAACAAGAAGCATCCCAGATTCCCATACTGAATAGCTTTTACATCCAGGATATAGAACGTGCCATCAATTGTATTTCCACCGGGAAAGCCGGGAAAGGCCTGATGCAATACTTAGGTGATCCCCCTAATCGGTACGATGACTTGTATGGTGAGAAGGCTCTCTCTCTGATTGCAGATCGACTTGCCCCAGGGCAGACGCCTGAGGGACGCTGGCCTTCCAATCCTGGGCATAATATGTCCTTGATGCAGCAATTTTCTGTGAATACGGTATTCAAGGAGTTGAAGGAAGAAGGACTGCTTTCTGTAAACGGCCCTCCAGGCACAGGAAAAACGACCTTGCTGCGTGATATTATTGCCCAAAATGTTGTGGAAAGGGCGAAAGGCTTGGCTGCTTTAGCAGATACAGGCGCTGGATTGACAATAGAGGGGAACCTGATCGAACCTCTTACCGGATTTGAAATGGTCGTGGCCTCTTCGAATAATGCCGCAGTGGAAAATGTTTCCAAGGAACTTCCCCAGAGAAAATCTATTGATAAAAAGTATTATGATCAATGCCGCTATTTTGAACCTGTTGCCAACCAGCTTGCTGCAAGAGAATCAAAAAAGGGCGAGCTGCTACCAATAATTAAGCCTGAAGAACGGGCCTGGGGCATTGTGTCTGCGGTAATGGGGGCAAAGGAAAAACGGAAAGAGTTTGCTCGGCGTTTTTTCTTTCATAATCATCGGGGAAAAAACCACAAAGAACAGCCTTCTGAACGAGAACATGAAACTAATTTTTTAAATTTTTGGAAGTTTAAAGAAGAATATAAAAAAAAAGGATTATCATTTGAAGCGGCAAAACAGTCATTTAACAAGGCAATAGAACGCGTTGAAAGCTTTAATGGATATTTAAAAGCATTTGAGGAACTGAATCGATCATTTGAGCCTGAGGCCTATCAAGAAAAAATTATGGCAATTCAGGCAGATATCGAAAATTTTCAAGAAAAAGAATCGGAAATTATAAAGAACCGTTCAGAGCTGACCCAAAAACAAGAGGTTTTGGAAGCCGAATGCTCAGTTGAAGAGATCGCTCTTGAAAAAATTCGATTGGAAAGGCCTGGGTTTTTTGCATGCTTATTTAATCCGGCCCGAAATAAGGCGTATAAAAAAAAGTTTCAGAATCATCTATTCATTGTTGAAAAGCTAAAGCGAAGACTATCTGAGCTTATGAAAACCACCCAGGTAATTAAGAATGATTTGGCGCTAAATGAAGCAACCCAAAAAGAGCTATCAGCCCAAAAAAACACACTCAAGTTAGAATTGAAGCAGAAGCAAGAAGCGCTCGAGTCGCTTAGGGAAAGATTAGGCGAATGCAAACAGCCTTCTGAAGATCAACGCATCTCTGATCCAGAGGTTCAGCGACACGCCTATTGGCAGTGTAAACAAATCAATGATCTGCGCTCCGAAGTTTTTATCGCTGCCATGCAATTGCACGAAGCCTGGTTGATAGAAGCCTCAAAAATTACGTCTTTTCGTAAACGCTTGTTCAGGATTTCAGATGTTGTAAAAGGCATATTAAAGGAGAAGGACGATTCTCAACCTATATGGCAGATCTTATTCATGTTTGTCCCTGTGATTTCAACGACATTTGCTTCATTAGGAAGAATGTTTACCCATTTGGATGAAAAATCCTTGGGTTGGCTGATGATTGATGAAGCAGGGCAGGCCATCCCCCAAGCCGCAATCGGTGGCCTGATGAGGGCAAAACGCACCATTGTTGTTGGAGATCCCCTGCAGATTGAGCCGGTGTTTATAGCGCAGCCAAGACTCGTTGAACACGTTATGTCTTCTCTCCTTGAACGGGAACAAAAAAAATGGAGTCCAAATACCTGGTCTGTCCAGCAGTTGGCGGATCGGGTGAACCCTTATGGCTGCGCTTTGAAGGTGATGGAAAAAGAGATGTGGATCGGAATTCCCCTTTGGGTTCATCGTCGTTGCATTGATCCCATGTTTGGTATCTCCAATGCCATTGCCTATGATCATCGGATGATTCATGGCAATGCAGATGTCGGTCGAATCCCCGTCAAGAGCCATCCTGAATTGGGTGAGAACCGCTGGATCGAATCTTTGGGTAAATGTACAAAAAAACAATACAAGCAGGAATTGGCTGAGGATACACTGGTTCTTCTGTTGAACGTTGCAAAGCAGAAAAAAACGTTAGAGAATATATATATTATAACGCCCTTTAAGCTCGTAAAGCAGGAACTTAAGGCCTTCCTATTGAAAAATAAGAATCAATTTTTTCAAATACCCGGGTATCAGGAGACAAACCTGTCAGCCTTTTTAAAGAACAATGTCGGTACCATACATACCTTTCAGGGAAAAGAGAACAAAACCGTGATCCTGGTGCTGGGTTGCGACAGGGAAAACAACGGCGGTGCAGTCTGGGCTGCATCCAAGCCTAATCTATTGAATGTTGCCGTTACCAGGGCCAAACAGCATTTATTTGTTGTGGGGGATTCTCAGGTTTGGGGCGGTCAAAAATATTTTGATATGCTCAATCAAGTGCTGGCCAAGGGTGAAAGCTGCCTTTTTAAAGAAAAAAAACAGTATCGATTCAATGATTTCCAGAAGCCTGGCCTTGCTGGATGA
- a CDS encoding (Fe-S)-binding protein produces MHPLRLLPECLPDFPSCGRPVFGKVYTGGIGTILTAWYDQLQNAEDIQGLCIQCGACKDVCPGKIDIPALIMEIRRRLVEKQGIPIAAKSIYKVVNNRRLFHSMLRTASLAGKPFAKGKFIRHLPLFLSDLTDDRSLPAIAAKPFRDVFKTIKQPECREKAVFYAGCLIDFAYPEMGEAVVKILNKAGIEVLFPENQTCCGAPARYNGAYDVAAKNAEDNIDALLENSDARYVISACPTCTVALDREFIETFESTGKHGKIEKAKQLAGKVIDFSTLVKKLVDEGRLTLKEGKELGKITYHDSCHLKRTLKANQPPRDLLTQSGFELEEMFECDTCCGMGGSYALKLPKISASILARKLTNIKTTGADVVAMDCPGCVMQIRGGLDQDGAGIKVRHTAELIAGQLK; encoded by the coding sequence GTGCATCCGCTGCGCCTCCTGCCTGAATGTCTGCCCGATTTTCCGTCTTGTGGGCGGCCTGTGTTCGGCAAGGTCTACACGGGCGGCATCGGAACCATCCTGACCGCCTGGTACGATCAGCTTCAAAACGCCGAAGACATCCAGGGACTGTGCATCCAGTGTGGGGCGTGCAAGGATGTCTGTCCGGGCAAAATCGACATCCCCGCATTGATCATGGAGATTCGCAGGCGGCTGGTTGAAAAGCAGGGCATTCCTATTGCGGCAAAATCCATCTACAAGGTGGTCAATAACCGCCGCTTGTTTCACAGCATGTTGCGCACCGCGTCACTGGCCGGCAAGCCGTTTGCCAAAGGCAAATTTATCCGCCACCTTCCCCTTTTTCTTTCTGATCTCACCGATGACCGCAGCCTGCCTGCCATTGCGGCCAAACCGTTCCGTGATGTATTCAAAACTATCAAACAGCCTGAATGCCGTGAAAAAGCCGTCTTTTATGCCGGATGCCTGATTGATTTTGCTTATCCTGAAATGGGAGAGGCTGTGGTCAAAATTTTGAACAAGGCAGGCATTGAAGTGCTTTTTCCGGAAAACCAAACCTGCTGTGGCGCGCCGGCCCGTTACAATGGTGCGTATGACGTTGCGGCTAAAAATGCCGAAGACAATATTGATGCACTTTTGGAAAACAGCGATGCAAGGTATGTGATATCCGCATGTCCGACCTGCACGGTGGCTCTGGACAGAGAATTCATTGAAACCTTTGAATCTACCGGCAAACACGGCAAGATCGAGAAAGCCAAACAACTTGCCGGCAAAGTTATTGATTTTTCAACCCTGGTAAAAAAACTGGTTGATGAAGGCCGCCTGACCTTGAAAGAAGGCAAGGAGTTGGGCAAAATCACTTATCATGATTCCTGCCATCTCAAACGCACCTTGAAAGCGAATCAGCCCCCGCGTGACTTGCTGACCCAAAGCGGCTTTGAGTTGGAAGAAATGTTCGAGTGCGACACATGCTGCGGCATGGGCGGGTCCTACGCCTTAAAACTGCCCAAAATTTCCGCCTCGATTCTTGCCCGAAAGCTCACCAACATTAAAACCACCGGAGCCGACGTGGTGGCCATGGACTGCCCCGGATGTGTCATGCAGATCAGGGGGGGATTGGATCAGGATGGTGCCGGCATCAAAGTCCGGCATACTGCGGAGTTGATCGCCGGACAGCTCAAATAA
- a CDS encoding FadR/GntR family transcriptional regulator: MTFKPIKPKKISTQIAEQIRESILRGEFSPGEKLPPERKLTQMFGVSRPSVREALNMLASSGLVMSYQGGGTVVQSLIDADQDNALGELIRTQRSCALEVIEVRKGMEALTAYYAAERATPEDIIRMEEILSRMDVQLKNKKPLEDLDAKLHLQIARATHNVIWLHLMQGLFDAMKDFQRGVWRNVYSLGDDTRLLFTHHRRIVKAIRDSDADAARKAMSEHLNFAEERCAYYITFNSF; encoded by the coding sequence ATGACCTTTAAACCGATTAAACCCAAAAAAATTTCAACCCAGATTGCAGAGCAGATTCGTGAGTCAATATTACGTGGTGAGTTTTCACCCGGAGAAAAACTGCCTCCGGAACGGAAATTGACGCAGATGTTTGGTGTGTCAAGGCCGTCCGTGCGTGAGGCCCTGAACATGCTGGCTTCTTCCGGTCTGGTCATGTCGTACCAAGGGGGCGGGACAGTGGTGCAATCCTTAATTGATGCGGATCAGGACAACGCCTTGGGTGAGCTTATCCGCACCCAGAGGTCGTGCGCGCTGGAGGTGATCGAGGTTCGCAAAGGCATGGAGGCCTTAACAGCCTATTATGCGGCGGAGCGCGCCACACCCGAAGATATCATCCGGATGGAAGAGATCCTCAGCCGGATGGACGTTCAGCTCAAAAACAAAAAACCGCTGGAGGATTTGGATGCCAAGCTGCATCTCCAGATTGCCCGGGCTACCCACAACGTTATCTGGCTCCATCTCATGCAGGGGCTTTTTGATGCCATGAAGGATTTCCAGCGTGGCGTCTGGCGTAATGTTTACTCCCTGGGCGACGATACCCGGCTTTTATTTACTCACCACAGACGCATTGTCAAGGCCATTCGTGATAGTGATGCCGACGCAGCCCGCAAGGCCATGAGCGAGCACCTGAATTTTGCCGAAGAACGGTGCGCATATTACATTACTTTTAATTCTTTTTGA
- a CDS encoding class I SAM-dependent methyltransferase, translating to MKWKIYNYPRFYDWYMKKLAGWIEVYRERELLHVLDQCVANNNVILDIGCGTGTTCMLLGKRYQNARIVGIDINPDFLSYAEQKVSSSGIKNVTFIKQDIANCTGEDISKDQIDIAICTLGLSVFTDWEKAIEQTFSILRPGGDFIVFDLFIDTQTFTGRLSNFLTKSFFKAHHDRMILNKLRETFIETDTIEIDVKPESKTSLFIFRGHK from the coding sequence ATGAAATGGAAAATTTATAATTATCCCAGATTCTACGACTGGTATATGAAGAAACTGGCGGGTTGGATTGAAGTCTATCGTGAACGGGAACTACTCCATGTATTGGATCAATGTGTTGCAAACAATAATGTAATACTTGATATTGGCTGCGGTACCGGAACAACCTGCATGCTTCTTGGCAAGCGCTATCAAAATGCCCGGATAGTCGGTATTGATATTAATCCTGATTTTCTTAGTTATGCAGAACAAAAGGTTTCTTCTTCCGGTATAAAAAATGTAACTTTTATCAAGCAGGATATCGCCAATTGCACCGGTGAAGATATAAGTAAAGACCAAATTGACATTGCAATATGCACACTTGGCCTCAGCGTATTCACTGACTGGGAGAAGGCAATAGAGCAGACATTTTCAATTCTTAGGCCTGGTGGCGACTTTATAGTATTTGACCTTTTCATTGATACACAAACTTTCACAGGCAGATTAAGTAATTTTCTTACAAAGTCGTTTTTCAAAGCGCATCATGACCGCATGATCCTGAACAAACTCAGAGAGACATTTATTGAAACAGACACGATAGAAATTGATGTTAAACCCGAATCGAAGACTTCTTTATTCATCTTTCGGGGGCATAAATAA
- a CDS encoding LUD domain-containing protein, with amino-acid sequence MEQKFKKSIDRAINDANLTGALANFSESYKVNRAKAYEGIDFETLRGTIAERKAYAANHLDELCAMFKTNAEKAGAKVFLTKNPADVRDYILKVAKENDVKTVVKSKSMATEEIHLNAHLEKAGISVGETDIGEWIIQLAGQRPSHMVMPAIHLTREEVADIFSKEVDERLSTDIPRLVAVAREELRTKFLKADMGISGANMAVAETGTITIVTNEGNARLVTSLPKIHVAVIGVEKIVEKFADVVPILRALPRSATAQQLTSYVTMITGQTPNEDGSMKDLHIVLMDNRRAEMAADPKFKQAMQCIRCASCLNVCPIFRLVGGLCSARSTRAASEPS; translated from the coding sequence ATGGAACAAAAATTTAAAAAATCCATAGACCGGGCCATCAACGACGCCAACCTGACCGGCGCACTTGCTAATTTTTCGGAAAGCTATAAGGTCAACCGGGCCAAGGCCTATGAAGGCATTGATTTTGAAACCCTGCGCGGCACCATTGCCGAACGTAAAGCCTATGCTGCCAATCACCTGGACGAACTGTGCGCCATGTTCAAGACAAATGCCGAAAAAGCGGGGGCCAAGGTGTTCCTGACCAAAAACCCGGCTGATGTGCGCGACTATATTCTCAAGGTTGCCAAGGAAAATGACGTCAAAACCGTGGTCAAATCCAAATCCATGGCCACCGAAGAGATCCACCTGAACGCGCACCTGGAAAAGGCCGGAATATCTGTAGGCGAGACCGATATAGGCGAATGGATCATCCAGCTGGCCGGACAAAGGCCATCGCACATGGTCATGCCGGCCATCCATCTGACCCGCGAAGAGGTGGCGGATATCTTCAGCAAGGAAGTTGATGAGCGGCTCTCCACGGACATTCCCCGCCTGGTTGCCGTGGCCAGAGAGGAACTGCGCACCAAATTTCTCAAGGCCGACATGGGCATCTCCGGTGCCAACATGGCCGTGGCCGAAACCGGTACGATTACCATCGTTACCAACGAAGGAAACGCCCGGCTGGTCACCTCGCTGCCTAAAATCCATGTTGCCGTAATCGGTGTGGAAAAAATAGTGGAGAAGTTTGCCGACGTCGTTCCGATTCTGCGGGCCCTGCCGCGCAGTGCCACCGCCCAGCAGTTGACCAGTTATGTGACCATGATCACCGGACAGACACCCAATGAAGACGGTTCCATGAAAGACCTTCATATTGTCCTGATGGACAACCGCCGGGCCGAGATGGCCGCCGACCCCAAATTCAAGCAGGCCATGCAGTGCATCCGCTGCGCCTCCTGCCTGAATGTCTGCCCGATTTTCCGTCTTGTGGGCGGCCTGTGTTCGGCAAGGTCTACACGGGCGGCATCGGAACCATCCTGA